The Coffea arabica cultivar ET-39 chromosome 2c, Coffea Arabica ET-39 HiFi, whole genome shotgun sequence genome includes the window CATTGGCAAATATCTTAGGATCTTTGGTCGCAAACGGCTGATACCCAAAAATCATTTCACCCTTCTTGATCAAGAACGACGAATCGTGGCTATTGATCACGATATCCTCCCTGGCCTTGCCATATTGGAAGGGTACGGGAGGTTCGATCCTCAATGCTTCATATGCCACTGACTTAACCAGGCTCATTCTATTCAATCCAGATAGAGTGACCCCGCCTTCTTCCTTAACAACGGTCCTGATTTCTTCAGCAAGCCGACGATGTAATTTCTCTCCTGCAGCTCCAACCCACTTGATCAGAGCTGGAAATAGGATCTTCATGCCGCCATAAGCGTTGAACCCTGCAAGAAAAACCAAGTTATGGCAAGCTTCATCTCTTTTGATCCCTCTCTTCACAGCTTCGTCCAATATTGTGCTGCCGTACTTGTAAAATGCGTCATAAAGCTTCTGATAGCCTGGTTTTACTAGAAAAAATGGCAGCCCAAATGTGTGTAACAGTAAATCTTCGAGAAAATGCGGTATGAACTTGTTCCCAAGGGATACCAACGGCGCCAACTGGAAGAATAGCCACTTATCAAAACTTGTTGGTCCATCGGACCCAATTTTCGTATCAGGATCAGCAGGGCTCTTATTATCGCAGAGCAAACGAAAGACGAAGTCAAATGAAGCTTGATCGCTGAGGTCGTTGAAATTTGCTTTTCCGTCCTTGGACATATCATCATCCAGCTTAACAAAGAGCTCCGAAAGCGAGCTCTGGAACATTGGGATGAACCGGTTATGTAATTTCGCGAGTTGGGATAGGAAAAGGCCTTTGATCTCGGCGTGGGAAGGCTCATCAGTGTCCAGATAGGCACATGCACGATAGCCACCGGTGAAGGTGGTGGAGGGCATGTAGGTGCCATCAAGAACGTCTTTCTTCTCTACTCTGGAATTGTCGAAGAGGATTGGAAAGCTAACAGCGTCCAGGACTGTGACAACCTTAGAATTATGAGCCATGAAGGGGCCAGGAGGCATATTGCATCTGAAGACTGTGGACTTGTATTTTTCCACTCGACTCCTGAAGAATTCATCCGCGCCTTGCTTGTAATAGTAGTCACTCCGGTCTCTGCGTACCCCGAAAAGGGGCCAGCCGTAGTCACCGGGGATTTCTCTCAATAGAGGCTTTTCCGGCGAAGGGACAGCATCAACATTGGCAGAGAGAGGTGAAGACATGGCTAATGGATTCTTTGTTTTGTGAGGAGAAGTtgatttttttcctattttttttcaaGCGACGAGAAGTTGAGTTGATTCTAGGAAACGATAAATAGACCAACAAACAGCTAATTTAGAGTCTATTCTTTCAATAGACTATAGTTGATGCTTCACGCTAATTGATGATGACTTTTTTTCTGCAGTATCTTGTGCTGAGCAAATGGAGCAGGCAAGTTGACTGCAAATTTATAGATGGCTACGCTGCCTGCTACCAGTACTAATATGATGATCTTTAACAGAACATACATGTGCGTGAAATATCCACGGCGTGTGTGCATTGGTTGGCGGAAACGTGTACATTTTGAAGAGTAAAAATACGATTGAAGTTTTCTACATTTCGGGCTTGTACAAACGGAGCACGTATTGAAATTCAATGCTGGATTTCTTGGGAGGACCGGTAACCGCAATAAATGTTAGAAAATTAGTTTAATTTCTTCTACGTAGGTTTCTTGTTTtgtataaaaataattaattttagttacttgaaatagtagtcaaataatttttattttattttgattttagaagttaTTTCTTATCCGTATAAGTTTAGAAATTAGTATTGATTTTCTATTGTTATTTGGCTATTGACCAAATAATGTTATCTATAAATAGATAGGTTGACATATTATAAAGAGACACCTAAGGGACACACCCAAGAGCGTTATATAGCTTTATACATTAGGTGAGAGAGGGTTCTTAGGAGTTGAGAGATGGCATGCAATGGTTGAGTTTTGATTCAAATTGTACTCTTATATAGGATTTTCtttctcataataaagaacgtaTTTCTTTATAGGTTCAATGATGCAGTCAAATCACGTTAAATATTAtgtgtcgtttatctttcataCGTGTAACTTGtttatcattaaattattgtgtACTTGATATCTCGATAGTTGTTTGTTCCGCTTTTGaatcctaacaagtggtatcagagtttggctGCGAGACTGGACTGCTCACAAGCGCTTGAAACCCAACAAACTATATTAGAGTAGGGTTCAAGGTTGGATCCTGATTAATTTTTGAGATCACATGGATCGGTAATTATTACTAATTGGTCAATTTAATGAGTGGTATCTTTATTTCAATGGTTTGACAAAAAATATTGATGGTGAAGGATAGGAATTTGAAAAGTATGAAAACATTTGACAGTTAATCTAAACAAGTGATTCAAGGGTCACGAAAAAGGTGGGGTTCAATATTGATTTTGAACATGAATCGGTGGAAACTTTCTTACACCTCTAACGATTGATACTTCATCCTGATAGTTTGTAGATTTCGACTATATTCTTTGGATAGTGTTGCATGTGTccgaaagaaacaaaaagatctAATTTTCATGCATCAGAAGACTCCGACAGTTACGAGGTGAAGTTTTGAAAATCACACGTGGCACGACAAATCTAAGGATAGAAAAGAAGTAtagtaattttatcatttgattacTTCAATGAGTAGAGTTAGAACTCATCGAAGGAGATCCCGTGTTGTGAGTGGTGGTGCGAAGAAATTTTGCAAAGGGAGACAGTGAATTGAGACATTTTTCCGCGAATCAACAGGAAGTTAGATTCAGAATAACTACATATGTTCATTTGCCAATTGAATCAATTTAATATCAGAACTGATTGATTCAGATGTGTAATTCGATATcatattatttggtagttgaacgcaaatttttattaaaagaaatATTCGTCAAAGTGGAGATTTATTAGgtaattggcttaatttcttttagtaaGGTTTCTTCTTTTGAATGAAAGTAACTAATTTActaattgattttagttacttgaaatagtagtcaagaaattttttattttgtttagaatttagaagttatttcttattttgtataagtttaaaattagcattgatttttttgttgttatttgacttttgactaaATAATATTATCTATAAATAGGTAAGTTGGCATATTACAAAAAGATACACAAGAGACACACACGAGAGCTTCATGTAACCTTATCCATGGGGGATGAGGAAAGGtttttgaaaaatgagaaaTGATATGCAAAGGTTAGATTTGGATTCAAGTTATATTTTTGTATACGATTTTTCCCTCTTATAATAAAGAAGGTATTTTTTTTCTGTGGACGTGGGTTTAATAATAGagtcgaaccacgttaaatattatATGTCgtttatttttcatatttatgACTTGTTTATTATTAAATTACTATTTACTTGACATCTCGATAGTTGTTTATTCCACGTTTAGATCCTAATAATAAATTTAGTAGTATCAAGTATCGACCAGCAAGAAGACGAAGATTGGGTCTCGTTTTAAAAATTCAGGTACGTGTATAAATCACCACCATTCTCTTCTTCAGATGAGTTGAGTGCTACAACTAGTTTGGAGTTCAAATATGCGCACAACGACTCGGGGAAGAAAGCAATAATTTATAATTGTTCGTTAGCAAATTACGGAATTTTCCAAACAAGATAGAATCATAGGACTTGAGAACTTATAATCTTCGAGCAAAGGTATTGAATTTTCCAACCTGGATGACTCCCATGGATTATCCCCATCAGTAATAACCGATTTCCCAATGGAAAAGGCATTACTCTTATTTATTGCTGTTAGAATAGTCGATAGCCGTTTTCTCCTCCTTTCTTTGTGCAATGAACGCAATGATAGGACTTGAGAACCTTACCCGGAAAAAATTATTGGACTTGTGACCACAAGTATCGAACTTGGCTCATCTCCCAGTACTCTTTCTTCATTTCTGGTGGCGTACGTTTGGATGCATGACACGTGTTTTCGTTTATTAATAAGCATTAGAATgagtcaaatttaaaataattatatttctTTCTAATAAATAAAGATACGAATCAGACATCTAGCTGTATACTGTGAAAACGACTGAAAAAGAGTCAAATTACGCAAGTACTGTAGGTTAACCAATTACTCAAAACTTGGAAATTTTCAATCCTAGCTATTTTTCGCTGCGAATCAGGAAGACTTGTTTTTGTTTAGTACACGTGAAGCACGTGGGCAAGTTCGGCTTGCTAAAGTAAGCTGCTTTGAAAATTCATCAGAGAATAAATAAACCATGCAAAAAACGATTGAGCAAAGGTCCTTTTCTCAACTTCTGGGCGGTGCGGAACATCTTGTCATGTTCCCCGTTGTGTTGCATGGTTGGATCTATAATGTTGTACGTACTGCTTGCACGATGAAAGTGAAAAACGCCTCGTTAGTTCGATGTATCCACGGGTCTAAGCTCAAAACAATCCTATCAAATCTATTAAGAATTCTCAGAGTACACGGCATTTAATATATTCATTGAACTTTCGTACAGCCgtgagagggagagggagaaagagcCTCTAGCAGTAGATTCACCTTTGTCGAtctggattgcatttttcttgattttttttgatgaaaaaattgCTATAGCGATTGATATtatttgtgaaataaaaagatgattgaaaaatgtgttcataGAAAACGTAAAAATATTATAATCCAAACGCAGGTCTGGATTATCGCTAGAAGAATCTGTAATCACCGACTGTGGCACGTTTTAAAATTCTGATAGCAGCCAAATGCGTTTCTTGcttcccttttgtttttgtttgatttttcgTATTTACAGGGAAGGGTCTGCTAAGGGTTGAAAGCCTGACACCGTCCATAAAAATATGAGTAAGGTGCAAGATGACATCAAAAGCAGAGTTCAATATATATCACAAGTGAAGTGGCATCAGACGGAGGAAAAGATGAATCTGAAATAGGGAAAGCTAAGATGGCGATAAGATTTGAAAAGCTGTCATGATAAGATTTCAAGACAAATCCCGTTTTTACAAATAACTCATCGTTCCCGGCTGCTATGCGAGCCTCGGACGCATTCTTTTCTGTGACTTGTACCAAAGTACAATCAAAATTGTGACGAAAAcctaactaaaacagcaaactGATTAGTTCAGTTTGGTTTCAATGAATATGTGTGTTAGCCATTTACATCAACTGTAACCTGAACTGTCaaaaagttttatttttttgaacaaCATTAtagtgggtttttttttttttttttttttccttccggTCCAAAGCTATTAGAAGTGTATCTTCAACGCTTGCTTGCTTAATCATGCTGAGAGGTTAGAAGATGAATAGCTGAAGACATAGCTAAGATAGCACATACTACTAATTAATCTTTATATTGTACTTTAGCTTACGTAGTCGTTCAAAAGTATTATTACTAGTAGTCATATAGTAAAATAGTATTGGGTTTATATAGGTTATTATGACACTATTTCAGCTTGGCGTCTTGGATTTCAAGCCAATTCAGCCTGCACTACTGTTACATCAATATTGTTTTTCTTTgagataaaaagaaaaggaagaatgaGAAGAGGTAAATTTTTGTAGGGAAGCATTCCTCAAATTGTTTCTCTCAATGATAATATTGATCAAATATTCTAAATAACTGAAACTATTACAGTTCAAGAGTCAAAACACTAATTTTACCATCCAACAAGAAGAGAGTATGATGTCCAAAATAACTATCAGATTTATAAAGACACTAGTGGCATTTGTTTGCTAGTATACTTCTACGTGGCTTTGtttatctttttcatttttgtacTGATTTTGATACTTTATGAGTACCAGAAGGGCAGTAGCAGAGCTGTGGGAAGCCGGGGGCAGTAAATTAATTAGCCAGAAAAATTTCACCTGATACTGCCCAAAAAATCGCTAATCTCGGAGGCTAATGGGATGGGGAAATTTTTTCCCATGTTTAGAAATGGGGTGGAAGGTGGGGGCCCATCACccgttaaaaaaatttaataaatatataaatatatgtatataatatttaatttaatgagttacaaatttatgataatgatattattaattatatatattacataatatatattagtatatgtaatataattgatattgtcaattatactaataagtatacatatctactaatagaaattgttaattagttatactaaatttactaatatatttatattaaatttCTAATTATACTTAACACAATAAtactttttttatataaaaaaagcaTAAATAATGACTTGGTGATTGTATTTAtgtaaaaagtgaaaatttgactactttagtt containing:
- the LOC113731347 gene encoding allene oxide synthase 3-like, translated to MSSPLSANVDAVPSPEKPLLREIPGDYGWPLFGVRRDRSDYYYKQGADEFFRSRVEKYKSTVFRCNMPPGPFMAHNSKVVTVLDAVSFPILFDNSRVEKKDVLDGTYMPSTTFTGGYRACAYLDTDEPSHAEIKGLFLSQLAKLHNRFIPMFQSSLSELFVKLDDDMSKDGKANFNDLSDQASFDFVFRLLCDNKSPADPDTKIGSDGPTSFDKWLFFQLAPLVSLGNKFIPHFLEDLLLHTFGLPFFLVKPGYQKLYDAFYKYGSTILDEAVKRGIKRDEACHNLVFLAGFNAYGGMKILFPALIKWVGAAGEKLHRRLAEEIRTVVKEEGGVTLSGLNRMSLVKSVAYEALRIEPPVPFQYGKAREDIVINSHDSSFLIKKGEMIFGYQPFATKDPKIFANAEEFVGDRFVGEGEKLLEYVYWSNGRETDNPSQNDKQCPAKDLVVLLSRLTLVEFFLKYDTFTVDAATVLLGPSVTVTSLTTATS